In Solidesulfovibrio carbinoliphilus subsp. oakridgensis, the sequence ACCTGTTCGGCCTGCCCGCCGGCTAGGCCGACGGCGGCACGCGGCATGAAAAAGGCCGGCAACGACACCGCAACCCTGGTCTGGCTGGTCACAGGACTGCTGGCCTGCGCCCGGGCGTCCCTGTCCCCGCTGACCCGGGTCAAGACCTACCAGCGCTCCCGCATCTGGAGCCACATGGCCTGGATCGGCGCGGACTCGCTGCCGATCATCAGCATCATCTCGGCCTGCGTCGGCATCATCCTGGCCTTGCAGGCGGCCACCCAGCTCGAAAAGGTCGGGGCTTTGAGCTACGTGGCCAATCTGGTCGGCTTTTCCATCATCACCGAACTGGGGCCGCTTCTGACCTGCCTCATCCTGGCCGGCCGGGCCGGGGCCGCCTTTACGGCCGAGATCGCGACCATGCAGATTTCCGAGGAGATCGACGCCCTGGAGGTCATGGGCCTCGATCCGGTACGGTTTCTGGTCTGGCCGAAGTTTCTCGCCATGTGCGTCATGGCGCCGCTGTTGACCCTTTGGGGCGACGCGGTCGGCATCACGGCCGGGGGGGTCTTTTCCGCCCTGTTCCTCGGCCTGGCCGGCAAGGCCTATTTTCTCCAGACCGCCCACTTCCTGACCATGCGCGACCTTCTGGCCGGGCTCGTCAAAAGCGCCGGCTTTGGCGTGGCCATCACCATCGTTTCCTGCTGGCAGGGGTTTTTGGCCAAGGAGGGGGCGGCGGACGTGGGCCGGCGCACCACCAAGGCCGTGGTGGAGTCCATCTTCCTCATGATCCTTTTGGATTTGTTTTTTACGGCCCTCAATTATAGCTTCCGGTAAAAGGGAGAGCTGCCGTGTCGGGACGCCTGGAATCGCCGGATATCACCCTTGAGGACATCAGCGTCGGCTACGGCGACCGCGTGGTTCTCTCGGGCATCGACACCGTCCTGCCCGGCGGCAGGATCAGCGTCATCCTCGGCGGCTCCGGCAGCGGCAAGTCCACGCTGTTGCGCAACATCATCGGCCTCGTGCCCATTCAAACCGGCCGCATCCTCCTGGCCGGCCGGGACATGGCGGAGATGGGGCCGGAAGATCGCCTGGAGATGCGCCGCCGCATGGGGGTGCTTTTCCAGGACGGGGCCCTCCTCGGCTCCCTGCCCCTCGGGGAAAACATCGCCCTGCCCCTTCGCGAGCACACCGATCTGAGCAATTCGCTCATCGAGGAAGTGGTCGGCATGAAGCTGAAGCTCGTGGGGCTGGCCGATTTCATCGGGTATTTTCCGAGCGAGCTGTCCGGCGGCATGCGCAAGCGGGCCGGACTGGCCCGGGCCATGGCCCTGGACCCGGCCGTGCTCCTGTGCGACGAGCCGACTTCCGGCCTCGATCCCGTCACGGCCGCGGACATGGACCAGCTCGTCCTCGAACTCAAGGCCACCTTCAACATGACCATCGTGGTGGTCAGCCACGATCTCCAGAGCCTGCGCGCCATCGCCGACCACGTGGTGGTCGTCAACCAGGGCCGGATGCTCTTCGAGGGGCCGCCCGACGCCCTGGCCGCGTCCGAGGACCCGTTTATCGTGCAGTTCCTGAGCCGCCAGCCGTCCCGGGAGAGCCGCATCCTGGACGGCCCCTGGGCGGAGAGGACCGGGGAACACCCCCCGCCGGCCGCGCCGGGAGGCACGTCCGGGACGGCGGCCGCGACCGCGCCGCCAGCAAGCCCGGCTGCGCCCGCCGCCTCGTCCGGGACCGAATCCGCAACCGCGCCGCAGTCCGCATCCGGGGCCGCGGCCGGGATCACCAACGGGGGGGCATGATGCTGACGGCAAAGGCGAGCAAGGCGGAATACATGAAGGCTTTCGGGACGCTTTTCCTCGGGCTGTGCCTGCTCGGCGGGTTCATGATCGTCCTTGGCGGCCACTGGTTCTGGGTCAAATACGACCCCTACGACATCCGGTTCACCTCGGTCAAAGACCTGAGCCCCGGCCGGACCGTCAAGTACGCGGGCCTGGACATCGGCCGGGTGAAATCCATCGACCTCGACCCGGAGGACCCCCACTTCATCAGCGTCCGGATCGACGTGCGCAAGGACTTTCCGCTCTTTGAAGGCACGGTGGCCCGCATCGGCCAAAAGGGGCTGGTTGGCGACTACTACGTGCTCCTGGAACTGCGGGGCCAGCCCGGGGCCCGTCTGCAGCCCGGGGCCATGCTCCCGGCCGTGAACACCATGGACATGCAGGAACTGGCGGCCAAGGCCGGCGACCTCCTGGACGACATCCGGCCGAAGATCAAAGAGATCGCGGACAACATCGCCAGGCTTTTCACGGAGGAGAATACCGAAGCCCTGCGCCGGGCCCTGGAAGGCACGCCCCAGCTCGTGGAAGACCTGCGCCGGGCGGCCAACGATTTCCGCACCAACTGGGCCACCCTGTCCGCCAAGGGCGGCAAGGCGGCCGACTCCCTGGACCAGTCGCTACGGCGCATCGACAAGGCGGTCGGCTCGGTCGAGAAGGAACTCAATAAAACCCTGGTCACCTATCGCAACCAAGGCGAGCATGTCGGCGCCCTTATCAAAGACGTGCGCCAGGGTTTCAATTACGACCAGGAAAACCTGGAAGTCATCCTCAAAAACCTCAACCGGACGAGCCGGGACCTGAAGGAACTCATGAGCCGCCTGCGCGAGCGGCCCTGGGAACTGCTCCGGCCGCCCTCGGGAAGTGGAAGATGAAGCCATACCAGTTGATGGGCCGCCTGGCGATTGTCGCCCTGCTCGCGGCCAGCCTGTCGGGATGTTTCGGCAAGCCTCCCCCGCCCCAGCGCTATCTGCGGGTGGACCTGGAGGAGACCCCGTGCCCGGGTTCCAACAGCCAGCAGCACCGGCTGCCGCTCGGATTCAAGCCGTTGACGGCCCTTGAGAACCTGGATCGGACCTCGGTTTTGACCGCACGCGACCAAGTCCTCTCCGCCAGCCTCGAATACTATTGGGAAGGCGCGCCCCAGGACGTGGTGGGCCAGGCCTTGCGCCGGGGCATCGAATGCCAGTCCACGGCCGTCACCCCGGTCGATTACCAGCCGCGCGTGGAGCACGACGCGGTCCTGACCGGCCAGGTCACGGCCTTTAACGTGGAGGAGACTGAGGGCGGCCGGTTCGTGGTCTCGGTCCACCTCGACCTGTGGAGCAAGAATCTCGGGACCCGCATTGCCACCGGCGAATTCAATGCCTATGCCCCGCTCGAGAATTTCAACGGCGACACCATCGCCCGGGCCGCGTCCAATGCCCTGGGCCGGGTCGTGCCCAAGGTGGTGGACTGGCTGGATGTCGGGCTGCCCAAAATCCAGAAAGCGGTTTCCCGCCAGTGAGGTAAGCCATGCTGCAGGCCTTCGCCTGGATGGCCGAGCGCAAGATCGAGGACGCCATGCGCCGGGGAGCGTTCGACAACCTCCCCGGCCGGGGCCAGAAGATCGTCCACGAGGACGATTCCATGATCCCGGCCGATCTGCGCATGGCCTACAAGATCCTCAAGAACGCCGGCTATGTGCCCCAGGAACTCCTCGACGAGAAAGAGATCGTCACCGCCACCGAGCTCCTCGCCGCTGCCACCGACGAGCAGGAGCGCTACCGGCAGATGCAAAAGCTCAATTTCCTCGTCATGAAGACCAACGCCCGCCGCCGCCGGCCCGTGGACCTGGAAAAGG encodes:
- a CDS encoding ABC transporter permease — its product is MKKAGNDTATLVWLVTGLLACARASLSPLTRVKTYQRSRIWSHMAWIGADSLPIISIISACVGIILALQAATQLEKVGALSYVANLVGFSIITELGPLLTCLILAGRAGAAFTAEIATMQISEEIDALEVMGLDPVRFLVWPKFLAMCVMAPLLTLWGDAVGITAGGVFSALFLGLAGKAYFLQTAHFLTMRDLLAGLVKSAGFGVAITIVSCWQGFLAKEGAADVGRRTTKAVVESIFLMILLDLFFTALNYSFR
- a CDS encoding DnaJ family domain-containing protein, whose translation is MLQAFAWMAERKIEDAMRRGAFDNLPGRGQKIVHEDDSMIPADLRMAYKILKNAGYVPQELLDEKEIVTATELLAAATDEQERYRQMQKLNFLVMKTNARRRRPVDLEKDQLYYQKVVERVTVHRPEGKEEESGRRPEPRRGE
- a CDS encoding ABC transporter ATP-binding protein: MSGRLESPDITLEDISVGYGDRVVLSGIDTVLPGGRISVILGGSGSGKSTLLRNIIGLVPIQTGRILLAGRDMAEMGPEDRLEMRRRMGVLFQDGALLGSLPLGENIALPLREHTDLSNSLIEEVVGMKLKLVGLADFIGYFPSELSGGMRKRAGLARAMALDPAVLLCDEPTSGLDPVTAADMDQLVLELKATFNMTIVVVSHDLQSLRAIADHVVVVNQGRMLFEGPPDALAASEDPFIVQFLSRQPSRESRILDGPWAERTGEHPPPAAPGGTSGTAAATAPPASPAAPAASSGTESATAPQSASGAAAGITNGGA
- a CDS encoding MlaD family protein, whose product is MMLTAKASKAEYMKAFGTLFLGLCLLGGFMIVLGGHWFWVKYDPYDIRFTSVKDLSPGRTVKYAGLDIGRVKSIDLDPEDPHFISVRIDVRKDFPLFEGTVARIGQKGLVGDYYVLLELRGQPGARLQPGAMLPAVNTMDMQELAAKAGDLLDDIRPKIKEIADNIARLFTEENTEALRRALEGTPQLVEDLRRAANDFRTNWATLSAKGGKAADSLDQSLRRIDKAVGSVEKELNKTLVTYRNQGEHVGALIKDVRQGFNYDQENLEVILKNLNRTSRDLKELMSRLRERPWELLRPPSGSGR
- a CDS encoding ABC-type transport auxiliary lipoprotein family protein is translated as MKPYQLMGRLAIVALLAASLSGCFGKPPPPQRYLRVDLEETPCPGSNSQQHRLPLGFKPLTALENLDRTSVLTARDQVLSASLEYYWEGAPQDVVGQALRRGIECQSTAVTPVDYQPRVEHDAVLTGQVTAFNVEETEGGRFVVSVHLDLWSKNLGTRIATGEFNAYAPLENFNGDTIARAASNALGRVVPKVVDWLDVGLPKIQKAVSRQ